ACTCTAAAACCATCTTCGTTGCAGACGAGTATTCGCGATAAACATAGTTTGTAAAACGCAACCTCCGAACACTTGGGAAGTTCTTCTGAACGTAGGCATCCATGGCTTGCGAAAGTTTTCGCGAGAGACCTCTGCCTTGTAAGTCTGGAGCGAACCGCATCGCCTGACGAACAAATGTTTGTCTCTCATCCACGATGAAGCAAGCTTGTAACCCGACTAACTTCTCATCGACAAATGCAAGCAATATGGCCAAATTGTTCATCTGAAGCCACTTATTGATCTTGTGCTGAAGATAGTCATTTCCACTTGGGAAAACTTCACTTGATAACCTTATAATTTCGTCAAAATCGCTTGGTTCTGCTATACGAAATGTGAGAGGGAGATCTTTCGAAAGATCCGCCATGTTTTTCAGGCCTTCGTTACTCTACAGCCAGCGGAGTATCAGGGCTGTGGTGTATGGGTCACTTAGCGTGACAGGTCCAAGCGCGGCGGCCCAAGGGTACACTGTGTGATTTTTAGGTATAAAGGTCATCAATAGGAGTAGATAATGAATTTTAAGagcagagaaaaagaagaaaaaaatacaaacaaatagaaatgataatgaaacaagaaatataATGTGCTAATTCTCTTTACCTTTACTCCGATGCCGCCTTGTCGCTTCCGACCGTTTTAACGCTATTTTGTCGACTCCCTACCGCACAACACACGGAAGGAAGGTCGGAACCAGTCCCGAGGACCAACCGTCCCCACTCGAGGGCCAATAAATTCAATAACAGTTGACGGATCTCTTCAAAATTGCTACCCCCAAAGGCGAATAGCAACTACCCACTCGCTCGAACACAAAAGTTTCCAAATTTCGCCTTGTCGGCCTTTGAGGCACTCCCTTTGTTGTTAGCCTAATTGCCAACAGCCTTAATTTGGAATATCAAATATCAAAGAACATCTGACCAAATAAAGGACTCTAGTGGATCGATAGGAAGGTTGTTACTTTTGTCCACGAGCTTATGGTCTCTTGCTTATGCCCAATTGTCAAACAACACCATGCAGGGAGTTGGCGCGTGTAATTCCACCCGAAATTTAAAGCTatgattattttgttgttgtttcttttttgtttattttactgttAGCAACGCGTTATACAACAGTGTCGGGCTGTGTCATCGACATGATCTGCATCGCACAGATCACATGACAAGTGTCAAACAACTCAGTGTTGATTCACAATGGAAGGCTTGACTTCCTTTGGCCTAAGGTCTTGTAAGGTCTAGTTTTCTACTGACAAAAATTGGCTGCGGGGTAAGGTCGATCCTATTACTACCATCAGGTAAATACCTATGGACAGTATTGGCAGAGATACGATCTTTGAAAGGACTAAGTCGCTCGTGTCAGTTTAACTTTCCGCTAAGTTTGTTAAGTGGATGCATAAATCATTTCCATTTATAGCTTGCAAGCTGTGGAATAGGCTACCGTCATACATTAGACACTCAGATAATCTCAAAGTGTTTAAAAggctcttcaaaagttcaacTTAGAATCTTTATACTAGTTTTTGTCTTGCATATGTTATTAGGTTCTTATTAGGATCTCACAGCTCAGTGGTATCAAAGCGCGTTCTGTCCGTTCTAGAAGCAGTAGTAGCTGTCGTTCGTTCTTCTGACGGGAGCACTTGATTATTGCCGCAGCGTTGACAAATCTTCCGAAAACAGCAGCATGAAGCAATTTGCCTCAAAGCATGCAGGTAACCTTCTCGAAAACTCTGATTGAAAACAGGGTAGATGTACGGTGTCGCTGCACTGTTTGAGTAGCACAGGAAATACCTGATGTAAGCGAAGTCATCATTGTGGCACATTCTCGGTGGTGGCACATTCAAACAGGCCAAGGCAACCCAAGTTGGCATCCAACAAATGCAGAATGCAATGAGGACTGCAACAAGCATAGATATCACCTTACGATTAACTGTACGATTCCGGGCAGCATTGGCGGCAGTTTGATTCCCTGGAGTTACTCGAGTGCACATTTTCACCCCAATTACGATGTACAATATTGTAGTCGTAGCAATCGGTATTCCAGTCACGAGAATAAAATCGCAGATCAAATAAGAACGGAAATTTTCCTGTGATTTCAAAAGATCTCTCACAATACGGTTAGCACAGTATGTCTTTCCATTTATTTCTACCAGCGTTGCGTAATGGAATACCAGAGCGTAGCAACAGCATGACAGAATCCATGTGAAGGCGATTATTCCaaccataatttttttggtcatGGGGCGTCGGAGTGGAAAAAATACTGCTAAGAATCTATCCAAAGCGATAAACGTAAAACTCAAAGTAGAAACGAGCAAAGCAACAAAAGGTACAGCGCTGGTGACTTTACACAAGAAAAGAGCAAACTTTCCTCTTATCAACAACTCGTAACCCACCAACAATATGGATATTATACGTGGTATGTTACATACAGTAGCAAGCAGATCCGCCACACTTAGATTCACAATCAGATAGTTGCTCAGAGTTCGCATTCGTCTGTTCATATTCTGATAAACTGAGGAAATTGTGAGGAAATTCCCAACCAGGGATAGAATTATGACGATTGCCAAAGCTGGAACTTTAAAAACCGTTGAAGCTAACGGCTCCTTGACTAATATCTGGTTACCGAGTGGTCGAGGAACCGTAGCATTGCTGTTTGTCCAATTTGAAGATCCATTCGACACAttcgaaaataaagaaaacgattCAGCAAATGCATGGATGGCGAAACTCATGATCACTGCTCGAAAGACAACGTTTAACCAAAGGTTTCGACACAATTTCTTCCCGTCTTGCTACTTGAAAAGCTGTTAGTTCAGCCAACAGATGTTGTCAACATAATATTAAACTGTGGTTGCAATTACAACGGCAACTGCTCCTTAAAGACAATCATATGAAAACAGTTATTAAGCCGTTGTTCTTGTGAAACGATAGTCTTTGTGTCTTGGCAGCTCACTTCTATCAAAAGAAGACATCTGTATTTAATCATTCGTTGAAACCAATTAGACCTTCAAAAAAGCTTCAAAGAACTTGTCATAGGTATATTAACTTTTTTGCTGAGAACACCTTTCCAATTGACTTTTGCACTCAAGCTGTTAGCGCTTAATAGAATTCAAAGctcgagaaaaacaaagatatgaGTTACATTGAATGGCTGTCATGGTGAAGACAAGCAATACGTCAACACAAAGCAAGATGTTAATTGTTGGCTTCATCGCTTGCCAAACTTCAAAGGAGTTGTTAAATAATCATGTTGTCAGAATTTAACTGCCTTATTCTAGACCTCTTATTGATTTGTTCAACGTTATTTAATGTATTATCAGTTTAAAGCGACAACATGACCGATATCTAGCcttatagaataaaaaaattgaaacaaaacaaacactcaTGTACTCAGGCGACACCAAAGTTATGGAAACCGAGCTTAGAGATGTTGAATTATCTATATTTTTTACCGTTACATCATTAGATCgtaaaagtaaataattttcatttggtACACTGAGAGAAGCAAAGTGATAATTTTTAGCT
The sequence above is a segment of the Pocillopora verrucosa isolate sample1 chromosome 13, ASM3666991v2, whole genome shotgun sequence genome. Coding sequences within it:
- the LOC131789624 gene encoding RYamide receptor-like, with product MSFAIHAFAESFSLFSNVSNGSSNWTNSNATVPRPLGNQILVKEPLASTVFKVPALAIVIILSLVGNFLTISSVYQNMNRRMRTLSNYLIVNLSVADLLATVCNIPRIISILLVGYELLIRGKFALFLCKVTSAVPFVALLVSTLSFTFIALDRFLAVFFPLRRPMTKKIMVGIIAFTWILSCCCYALVFHYATLVEINGKTYCANRIVRDLLKSQENFRSYLICDFILVTGIPIATTTILYIVIGVKMCTRVTPGNQTAANAARNRTVNRKVISMLVAVLIAFCICWMPTWVALACLNVPPPRMCHNDDFAYIRYFLCYSNSAATPYIYPVFNQSFREGYLHALRQIASCCCFRKICQRCGNNQVLPSEERTTATTASRTDRTRFDTTEL